From Manduca sexta isolate Smith_Timp_Sample1 chromosome 21, JHU_Msex_v1.0, whole genome shotgun sequence, the proteins below share one genomic window:
- the LOC115454534 gene encoding uncharacterized protein LOC115454534 isoform X1 produces MSDSVEDLARIYKKNVSNDRHPRSVGLFTIPEYPEYESRPGMWSAALDAILTTLRYLAPATLLTLFWGQQSFLFKILKHIDSAFRAIVFSSEEQKQAVLLWLAEAGPVRVEHLDTVWKHGWILCGVLDAALPGSCAGHPPTRLSLKHAQAIADHYLGVEPVFSRQELESNDSLSKHQEWKLATYLERIREALAKLTPPVSKVTPQKTSPETTQFTLDYVAKGSGLTAAQINNKMYFKIYPTSQQSLDPGEITILIRGPKDTYGMTVLPPLLGKTQLIRQKMLGLQSQSFTENVLPITQGATYLRSYGKNDMNKTYYIPKTKYDIDINVETKSDHMKVSYEVNLEGKYEIFITSRGQNIVGSPFMVTASHNILGLLERDSFCLEDGEEIGIVDVENDRKVVLRIVDFVTEKMLLQENGSLEKISDEEANRLMGTDSLNKTIFKPSEIPEPLSKEEHSRDKPKKFNKAANKIIKMKRVCKIMNDLVKQSQIEQDASYMQAKTQQYIPDIVNSTFSDINTNPFIMNEKRNKYIVPESISVSLRTEKSIPFIEEMSQESIESIRSVASYESESNKNTPDSLETSNTSQEDLMEDDISIDRMTPLSGNNPFLSDISEENFIKEKDLGTFVTSEYETNNSQNEETENSSIKIMIDTHCTPPVSPNNPFIDEDVRDIVRPKTPVFKTILEQSQSLDETVHPKYELIPEEMLGNEFVNPFFTHHHHQPHEQLPITDFIIGAPVSLPPILRASSPEPQMRSLIITRNEKSDSFKTKEQRARNNAKVAEVSPSVHKISFEPSLESRKESSKTISSVSPTFQSFESNLTEHIETSTTSSVSDGNYELYKIESIQERNLTPRKETWDSAYVSIDDTNNSPDNNNNENTAVFDTSNKQKVSPSEQFTGFKQDELNNMGPAEREIWQICNELNEPKAHEDIKPHKMEVKRPSFTPILEETDKIILSGTKDIIGFEKDHVSDPVTVAFTELNNMYTEYFPGSETESTTVASEDNKLHSMELDYTVDDNKISVDSASEKLSDVKRHVDQIEGTISEVQSNVAESVSVSQTLQDDRTQSHEYPLQNKDETQFGDSSKSNIVLERKKYWDEKIRQIEAKSQETSIVHKKKRVTAKQMKHDSLSKRKGKQMIKNFLNAGGYQNIVSQTSDEKQKEGLQPEPTIQKLTELQSTDNIPSDEKLVEKWKKYWDDKLEKEHIEIEAPCLKSRTPTSKEHSVSPKQIISSETTKASLNMPTMITSDVTVTALEGPNDDDPSSPVKQELPEELFKAFETSPKRFFGTSRKQILNKIDSFTGRSTSSEESSPEVSEVSYDTGLVSSRISLFHNLSHTEELPWARRKSKSMQNIYQRKSNDKYDASPDIKLSVSQENENVGIISEQNIISKTKGTIEKASEQESNITLKEKRARILNQTCNFSIDDVSIDETPSEFDIVNESSYITKSEVLRRKSFSKSEMDIFNKIPNELNDDYLDKYKSCDELPKINVKNFISLYESVSKTAIDPKPPKQVYRTSSVDSDKLLQNISKTRDAVKEHDETEHRTKEIKTPVSSASNKLETPRTSPKKIVSYKSVDTVDSGSIDKSETESLDIKVTKDQGKETTYISLSDIELEIVESSPDKTSESSPERVTVAEHVEYKNRFKMAKQYFQSLEELREVRKPRKLNECEMLLKQSSESPENEAEFENSRPRRKKKLKSHSMPSSEISKVWSQLQDNQQSESEAGSSKLVKISEKFNVDDLFSDVMEGKLSRQGSLRGIPHKKAVLEAFRSMENIANQINSYEITDTQLKDFANENRSKSAQTYLSEYPYLPTTDPSKYQSRLDVKASGLISFKELLGKRPRRNSVPDLRLNPKFEVNL; encoded by the exons GGTTGTTCACGATCCCCGAGTACCCGGAGTACGAGTCGAGGCCCGGCATGTGGTCTGCGGCGCTGGACGCCATCTTGACGACGCTGCGCTACCTCGCGCCCGCCACGCTCCTCACCCTCTTCTGGGGCCAGCAAAGCTTCTTGTTCAAGATACTTAAGCACATCGACTCCGCTTTTAGAGCGA TCGTATTTTCAAGCGAAGAGCAGAAGCAAGCGGTGTTGCTATGGCTCGCAGAAGCAGGACCAGTGAGGGTCGAGCATCTAGACACGGTGTGGAAACACGGCTGGATATTATGCGGAGTGCTGGACGCAGCCCTGCCCGGTTCCTGTGCCGGGCACCCCCCCACAAGGCTGTCCTTGAAACACGCCCAAGCGATCGCTGATCATTATCTTGGTGTTGAACCT GTCTTCTCCCGCCAAGAGCTGGAGTCAAATGACTCACTAAGTAAACACCAAGAGTGGAAACTGGCGACCTACCTAGAACGCATCCGTGAAGCTCTAGCGAAATTAACACCCCCAGTCTCCAAGGTCACGCCACAAAAAACATCTCCAGAAACCACCCAATTCACCCTTGACTATGTAGCTAAAGGATCAGGGCTAACAGCCGCTCagataaacaacaaaatgtacTTCAAAATCTACCCTACTTCGCAGCAATCCTTGGACCCTGGTGAAATAACTATACTAATTAGAGGCCCCAAAGATACTTATGGTATGACAGTTTTGCCTCCTTTGTTGGGAAAAACCCAATTAATACGACAAAAAATGCTAGGATTGCAATCGCAGAGTTTTACAGAAAATGTATTACCAATTACGCAGGGAGCGACATATTTGAGGTCATACGGAAAAAACGACATGAACAAAACCTATTATATACCGAAAACTAAATATgatatagatataaatgtagAAACGAAATCAGACCACATGAAAGTAAGTTACGAAGTGAATTTAGAaggaaaatatgaaatattcatAACAAGCCGAGGACAGAATATTGTCGGATCGCCATTTATGGTAACAGCATCCCACAATATACTCGGATTATTAGAAAGAGATAGTTTTTGTCTCGAAGATGGTGAAGAAATTGGCATAGTTGATGTTGAGAATGACAGAAAAGTCGTATTAAGAATAGTTGATTTTGTAACAGAAAAAATGTTGCTTCAAGAGAATGGATCACTCGAAAAAATAAGTGACGAAGAAGCAAATCGTTTAATGGGTACTGACTCTTTAAATAAAACCATCTTTAAACCAAGCGAAATTCCAGAACCTTTATCAAAGGAAGAACATAGTAGAGATAAAcctaagaaatttaataaagcagcaaacaaaattataaagatgAAAAGAGTTTGCAAAATAATGAATGATCTAGTAAAACAATCGCAAATAGAGCAAGATGCTAGTTATATGCAGGCTAAAACTCAGCAATATATTCCTGACATAGTAAATTCAACATTTAGCGACATCAATACGAATCCTTTTATAATGAACGAGAAACGAAATAAGTACATTGTCCCAGAAAGCATTTCTGTATCTTTAAGAACAGAGAAATCTATACCATTCATCGAAGAAATGAGTCAGGAGAGCATTGAATCCATTAGATCTGTGGCAAGCTATGAATCAgagagtaataaaaatactccAGACAGTTTAGAAACAAGTAACACGTCGCAGGAAGACTTAATGGAAGATGACATTTCCATTGATAGAATGACACCTTTAAGCGGTAACAATCCATTCCTAAGTGACATTAGTGAAGAAAACTTTATAAAAGAAAAGGATTTAGGTACATTTGTAACTTCTGAATACGAGACAAATAACTCACAGAATGAAGAAACTGAGAATTcttctataaaaattatgattgaTACACATTGCACTCCACCTGTTTCACCAAATAATCCTTTCATTGACGAAGATGTCAGAGACATTGTAAGACCAAAAACGCCAGTATTCAAAACAATTCTAGAACAATCACAAAGTCTAGACGAAACTGTTCATCCAAAATACGAACTCATTCCTGAAGAGATGTTAGGAAATGAATTTGTAAATCCTTTCTTtacacatcatcatcatcaaccacaCGAACAATTGCCAATTACCGATTTCATCATCGGTGCTCCTGTTTCTTTACCGCCAATATTAAGGGCTTCTTCACCAGAGCCTCAAATGAGATCTTTAATAATAACTCGGAACGAAAAATCTGACAGCTTCAAAACCAAGGAGCAGAGAGCAAGAAATAATGCAAAAGTAGCTGAAGTATCACCATCAgtacataaaatatcattcgAACCAAGTTTAGAATCACGTAAAGAATCTTCTAAAACAATATCTTCAGTGTCCCCAACATTCCAAAGCTTTGAATCAAACCTAACTGAACATATAGAAACATCAACAACTTCGTCAGTGAGCGATGGGAATTATGAGctatataaaattgaaagcaTTCAAGAAAGAAATTTAACACCAAGAAAAGAGACATGGGATTCCGCCTATGTAAGTATAGACGATACTAATAATTCGcccgataataataataatgaaaatacagCCGTATTTGATACAAGCAATAAACAGAAAGTTTCTCCTAGTGAGCAATTTACTGGATTCAAACAAGACGAACTAAACAACATGGGCCCAGCTGAAAGAGAAATATGGCAAATATGTAATGAATTAAATGAACCAAAGGCGCACGAAGATATCAAACCACATAAGATGGAAGTTAAACGGCCATCATTCACACCGATTCTCGAAGAgactgataaaattattttgtcagGAACCAAAGATATAATAGGGTTTGAAAAGGATCACGTATCTGATCCAGTAACAGTGGCATTTACTGAACTCAATAACATGTACACAGAGTACTTTCCTGGTTCAGAGACCGAATCTACAACCGTCGCTAGCGAAGACAATAAGCTCCACAGCATGGAATTAGATTATACGGTCGATGATAACAAAATCAGTGTCGATTCGGCGTCTGAGAAACTGTCAGACGTGAAAAGACACGTGGACCAAATAGAAGGAACGATTTCTGAGGTTCAGTCAAATGTCGCTGAATCTGTTTCAGTAAGTCAGACCCTTCAAGATGACAGAACACAGTCTCATGAATATCCATTGCAAAATAAAGACGAAACTCAATTTGGTGACAGCAGCAAGAGTAATATAGtactagaaagaaagaaatattggGATGAAAAAATACGCCAAATAGAAGCGAAATCACAAGAAACTTCGATTGTTCACAAGAAAAAACGTGTAACGGCTAAGCAAATGAAACACGACTCTCTAAGTAAAAGAAAAGGTAAACAAATGATCAAAAATTTCTTAAACGCAGGTGGCTATCAGAATATTGTCTCACAAACATCCGATGAGAAACAAAAGGAGGGTCTACAACCTGAACCGACTATACAAAAATTGACAGAACTTCAATCAACAGACAATATTCCGAGCGATGAAAAACTTGTAGAAAAGTGGAAGAAGTATTGGGATGATAAATTAGAAAAAGAACACATCGAAATTGAAGCACCATGTTTGAAATCTAGGACGCCAACATCAAAAGAACACTCTGTCTCACCGAAACAGATCATCTCAAGTGAAACGACTAAGGCAAGTCTAAATATGCCTACAATGATTACTTCTGACGTGACCGTCACAGCTTTAGAAGGCCCAAATGACGATGATCCTTCTAGTCCAGTTAAACAAGAATTACCTGAAGAACTTTTCAAAGCCTTTGAAACTAGTCCCAAACGATTCTTTGGAACATCAAggaaacaaattttaaacaaaatagataGTTTTACAGGGAGATCCACTAGCTCAGAAGAGTCATCACCTGAGGTGAGTGAAGTCAGTTATGACACCGGATTGGTATCTAGTCGAATATCTTTATTCCATAATTTATCTCACACAGAGGAATTACCATGGGCAAGACGAAAATCAAAATCAATGCAGAATATTTATCAAAGAAAATCAAACGATAAATATGATGCTAGCCCCGACATAAAATTATCCGTATCACAAGAAAATGAAAATGTGGGAATTATAagtgaacaaaatataatatctaaaacaAAAGGGACTATTGAAAAAGCTTCAGAACAAGAAAGTAACATcacattaaaagaaaaaaggGCAAGAATACTAAACCAAACGTGTAACTTTAGTATTGATGATGTCTCAATTGATGAAACACCCTCAGAATTCGATATTGTCAATGAAAGTAGCTACATTACAAAGAGTGAAGTTCTTCGTAGAAAATCTTTTAGCAAATCTGAAATGGATATATTCAACAAAATTCCGAATGAGCTAAATGATGACTACTTGGACAAATATAAATCATGCGATGAACTTCctaaaattaatgtaaagaaTTTCATTTCGCTATACGAAAGTGTATCCAAAACTGCTATAGATCCAAAACCGCCTAAACAAGTTTATAGAACAAGTTCTGTAGATTCAGATAAACTTCTGCAGAACATCAGTAAGACGAGAG ATGCTGTTAAGGAACACGATGAAACTGAACACAGAactaaagaaattaaaacaccTGTTAGCAGTGCATCGAATAAATTAGAAACTCCAAGAACTTctccaaaaaaaattgtatcataCAAAAGCGTAGACACCGTAGATAGTGGAAGCATCGATAAATCAGAAACTGAATCTCTAGACATAAAAGTAACGAAGGATCAAGGCAAAGAAACAACATACATAAGCCTTTCCGACATAGAATTGGAAATCGTTGAAAGCAGTCCAGATAAAACAAGCGAGTCTTCACCAGAAAGAGTGACTGTAGCTGAACATGTAGAGTATAAGAATCGATTTAAAATGGCCAAACAATACTTCCAGTCACTAGAAGAACTAAGGGAAGTACGAAAGCCAAGGAAGTTGAATGAATGTGAAATGCTGTTAAAACAATCAAGTGAATCTCCTGAAAACGAAGCTGAGTTCGAAAACTCCCGACCGCGACGAAAGAAAAAACTGAAGTCCCATTCAATGCCATCGTCGGAAATATCAAAGGTATGGAGCCAATTACAAGACAATCAACAGAGTGAAAGTGAAGCAGGCTCGTCGAAATTAGTGAAAATATCGGAAAAATTCAATGTGGATGATTTGTTTTCAGACGTGATGGAAGGGAAATTAAGTCGGCAAGGGAGTCTTAGAGGGATTCCGCATAAGAAAGCTGTTCTCGAAGCCTTCAGATCAATGGAAAATATAGCAAACCAAATTAATTCTTACGAAATAACAGACACGCAACTGAAAGACTTTGCCAACGAAAATAGAAGTAAAAGCGCCCAGACGTATTTGAGTGAATATCCGTACCTTCCAACTACAGATCCATCCAAATATCAATCCAGGTTAGATGTTAAAGCTTCCGGTTTGATTTCATTCAAAGAGTTATTGGGGAAGAGGCCCAGAAGAAACAGCGTTCCCGATTTGAGGCTAAATCCTAAGTTTGAAGTGAAcctttag
- the LOC115454534 gene encoding uncharacterized protein LOC115454534 isoform X2: MIPRLSDFVFIRLFTIPEYPEYESRPGMWSAALDAILTTLRYLAPATLLTLFWGQQSFLFKILKHIDSAFRAIVFSSEEQKQAVLLWLAEAGPVRVEHLDTVWKHGWILCGVLDAALPGSCAGHPPTRLSLKHAQAIADHYLGVEPVFSRQELESNDSLSKHQEWKLATYLERIREALAKLTPPVSKVTPQKTSPETTQFTLDYVAKGSGLTAAQINNKMYFKIYPTSQQSLDPGEITILIRGPKDTYGMTVLPPLLGKTQLIRQKMLGLQSQSFTENVLPITQGATYLRSYGKNDMNKTYYIPKTKYDIDINVETKSDHMKVSYEVNLEGKYEIFITSRGQNIVGSPFMVTASHNILGLLERDSFCLEDGEEIGIVDVENDRKVVLRIVDFVTEKMLLQENGSLEKISDEEANRLMGTDSLNKTIFKPSEIPEPLSKEEHSRDKPKKFNKAANKIIKMKRVCKIMNDLVKQSQIEQDASYMQAKTQQYIPDIVNSTFSDINTNPFIMNEKRNKYIVPESISVSLRTEKSIPFIEEMSQESIESIRSVASYESESNKNTPDSLETSNTSQEDLMEDDISIDRMTPLSGNNPFLSDISEENFIKEKDLGTFVTSEYETNNSQNEETENSSIKIMIDTHCTPPVSPNNPFIDEDVRDIVRPKTPVFKTILEQSQSLDETVHPKYELIPEEMLGNEFVNPFFTHHHHQPHEQLPITDFIIGAPVSLPPILRASSPEPQMRSLIITRNEKSDSFKTKEQRARNNAKVAEVSPSVHKISFEPSLESRKESSKTISSVSPTFQSFESNLTEHIETSTTSSVSDGNYELYKIESIQERNLTPRKETWDSAYVSIDDTNNSPDNNNNENTAVFDTSNKQKVSPSEQFTGFKQDELNNMGPAEREIWQICNELNEPKAHEDIKPHKMEVKRPSFTPILEETDKIILSGTKDIIGFEKDHVSDPVTVAFTELNNMYTEYFPGSETESTTVASEDNKLHSMELDYTVDDNKISVDSASEKLSDVKRHVDQIEGTISEVQSNVAESVSVSQTLQDDRTQSHEYPLQNKDETQFGDSSKSNIVLERKKYWDEKIRQIEAKSQETSIVHKKKRVTAKQMKHDSLSKRKGKQMIKNFLNAGGYQNIVSQTSDEKQKEGLQPEPTIQKLTELQSTDNIPSDEKLVEKWKKYWDDKLEKEHIEIEAPCLKSRTPTSKEHSVSPKQIISSETTKASLNMPTMITSDVTVTALEGPNDDDPSSPVKQELPEELFKAFETSPKRFFGTSRKQILNKIDSFTGRSTSSEESSPEVSEVSYDTGLVSSRISLFHNLSHTEELPWARRKSKSMQNIYQRKSNDKYDASPDIKLSVSQENENVGIISEQNIISKTKGTIEKASEQESNITLKEKRARILNQTCNFSIDDVSIDETPSEFDIVNESSYITKSEVLRRKSFSKSEMDIFNKIPNELNDDYLDKYKSCDELPKINVKNFISLYESVSKTAIDPKPPKQVYRTSSVDSDKLLQNISKTRDAVKEHDETEHRTKEIKTPVSSASNKLETPRTSPKKIVSYKSVDTVDSGSIDKSETESLDIKVTKDQGKETTYISLSDIELEIVESSPDKTSESSPERVTVAEHVEYKNRFKMAKQYFQSLEELREVRKPRKLNECEMLLKQSSESPENEAEFENSRPRRKKKLKSHSMPSSEISKVWSQLQDNQQSESEAGSSKLVKISEKFNVDDLFSDVMEGKLSRQGSLRGIPHKKAVLEAFRSMENIANQINSYEITDTQLKDFANENRSKSAQTYLSEYPYLPTTDPSKYQSRLDVKASGLISFKELLGKRPRRNSVPDLRLNPKFEVNL; the protein is encoded by the exons GGTTGTTCACGATCCCCGAGTACCCGGAGTACGAGTCGAGGCCCGGCATGTGGTCTGCGGCGCTGGACGCCATCTTGACGACGCTGCGCTACCTCGCGCCCGCCACGCTCCTCACCCTCTTCTGGGGCCAGCAAAGCTTCTTGTTCAAGATACTTAAGCACATCGACTCCGCTTTTAGAGCGA TCGTATTTTCAAGCGAAGAGCAGAAGCAAGCGGTGTTGCTATGGCTCGCAGAAGCAGGACCAGTGAGGGTCGAGCATCTAGACACGGTGTGGAAACACGGCTGGATATTATGCGGAGTGCTGGACGCAGCCCTGCCCGGTTCCTGTGCCGGGCACCCCCCCACAAGGCTGTCCTTGAAACACGCCCAAGCGATCGCTGATCATTATCTTGGTGTTGAACCT GTCTTCTCCCGCCAAGAGCTGGAGTCAAATGACTCACTAAGTAAACACCAAGAGTGGAAACTGGCGACCTACCTAGAACGCATCCGTGAAGCTCTAGCGAAATTAACACCCCCAGTCTCCAAGGTCACGCCACAAAAAACATCTCCAGAAACCACCCAATTCACCCTTGACTATGTAGCTAAAGGATCAGGGCTAACAGCCGCTCagataaacaacaaaatgtacTTCAAAATCTACCCTACTTCGCAGCAATCCTTGGACCCTGGTGAAATAACTATACTAATTAGAGGCCCCAAAGATACTTATGGTATGACAGTTTTGCCTCCTTTGTTGGGAAAAACCCAATTAATACGACAAAAAATGCTAGGATTGCAATCGCAGAGTTTTACAGAAAATGTATTACCAATTACGCAGGGAGCGACATATTTGAGGTCATACGGAAAAAACGACATGAACAAAACCTATTATATACCGAAAACTAAATATgatatagatataaatgtagAAACGAAATCAGACCACATGAAAGTAAGTTACGAAGTGAATTTAGAaggaaaatatgaaatattcatAACAAGCCGAGGACAGAATATTGTCGGATCGCCATTTATGGTAACAGCATCCCACAATATACTCGGATTATTAGAAAGAGATAGTTTTTGTCTCGAAGATGGTGAAGAAATTGGCATAGTTGATGTTGAGAATGACAGAAAAGTCGTATTAAGAATAGTTGATTTTGTAACAGAAAAAATGTTGCTTCAAGAGAATGGATCACTCGAAAAAATAAGTGACGAAGAAGCAAATCGTTTAATGGGTACTGACTCTTTAAATAAAACCATCTTTAAACCAAGCGAAATTCCAGAACCTTTATCAAAGGAAGAACATAGTAGAGATAAAcctaagaaatttaataaagcagcaaacaaaattataaagatgAAAAGAGTTTGCAAAATAATGAATGATCTAGTAAAACAATCGCAAATAGAGCAAGATGCTAGTTATATGCAGGCTAAAACTCAGCAATATATTCCTGACATAGTAAATTCAACATTTAGCGACATCAATACGAATCCTTTTATAATGAACGAGAAACGAAATAAGTACATTGTCCCAGAAAGCATTTCTGTATCTTTAAGAACAGAGAAATCTATACCATTCATCGAAGAAATGAGTCAGGAGAGCATTGAATCCATTAGATCTGTGGCAAGCTATGAATCAgagagtaataaaaatactccAGACAGTTTAGAAACAAGTAACACGTCGCAGGAAGACTTAATGGAAGATGACATTTCCATTGATAGAATGACACCTTTAAGCGGTAACAATCCATTCCTAAGTGACATTAGTGAAGAAAACTTTATAAAAGAAAAGGATTTAGGTACATTTGTAACTTCTGAATACGAGACAAATAACTCACAGAATGAAGAAACTGAGAATTcttctataaaaattatgattgaTACACATTGCACTCCACCTGTTTCACCAAATAATCCTTTCATTGACGAAGATGTCAGAGACATTGTAAGACCAAAAACGCCAGTATTCAAAACAATTCTAGAACAATCACAAAGTCTAGACGAAACTGTTCATCCAAAATACGAACTCATTCCTGAAGAGATGTTAGGAAATGAATTTGTAAATCCTTTCTTtacacatcatcatcatcaaccacaCGAACAATTGCCAATTACCGATTTCATCATCGGTGCTCCTGTTTCTTTACCGCCAATATTAAGGGCTTCTTCACCAGAGCCTCAAATGAGATCTTTAATAATAACTCGGAACGAAAAATCTGACAGCTTCAAAACCAAGGAGCAGAGAGCAAGAAATAATGCAAAAGTAGCTGAAGTATCACCATCAgtacataaaatatcattcgAACCAAGTTTAGAATCACGTAAAGAATCTTCTAAAACAATATCTTCAGTGTCCCCAACATTCCAAAGCTTTGAATCAAACCTAACTGAACATATAGAAACATCAACAACTTCGTCAGTGAGCGATGGGAATTATGAGctatataaaattgaaagcaTTCAAGAAAGAAATTTAACACCAAGAAAAGAGACATGGGATTCCGCCTATGTAAGTATAGACGATACTAATAATTCGcccgataataataataatgaaaatacagCCGTATTTGATACAAGCAATAAACAGAAAGTTTCTCCTAGTGAGCAATTTACTGGATTCAAACAAGACGAACTAAACAACATGGGCCCAGCTGAAAGAGAAATATGGCAAATATGTAATGAATTAAATGAACCAAAGGCGCACGAAGATATCAAACCACATAAGATGGAAGTTAAACGGCCATCATTCACACCGATTCTCGAAGAgactgataaaattattttgtcagGAACCAAAGATATAATAGGGTTTGAAAAGGATCACGTATCTGATCCAGTAACAGTGGCATTTACTGAACTCAATAACATGTACACAGAGTACTTTCCTGGTTCAGAGACCGAATCTACAACCGTCGCTAGCGAAGACAATAAGCTCCACAGCATGGAATTAGATTATACGGTCGATGATAACAAAATCAGTGTCGATTCGGCGTCTGAGAAACTGTCAGACGTGAAAAGACACGTGGACCAAATAGAAGGAACGATTTCTGAGGTTCAGTCAAATGTCGCTGAATCTGTTTCAGTAAGTCAGACCCTTCAAGATGACAGAACACAGTCTCATGAATATCCATTGCAAAATAAAGACGAAACTCAATTTGGTGACAGCAGCAAGAGTAATATAGtactagaaagaaagaaatattggGATGAAAAAATACGCCAAATAGAAGCGAAATCACAAGAAACTTCGATTGTTCACAAGAAAAAACGTGTAACGGCTAAGCAAATGAAACACGACTCTCTAAGTAAAAGAAAAGGTAAACAAATGATCAAAAATTTCTTAAACGCAGGTGGCTATCAGAATATTGTCTCACAAACATCCGATGAGAAACAAAAGGAGGGTCTACAACCTGAACCGACTATACAAAAATTGACAGAACTTCAATCAACAGACAATATTCCGAGCGATGAAAAACTTGTAGAAAAGTGGAAGAAGTATTGGGATGATAAATTAGAAAAAGAACACATCGAAATTGAAGCACCATGTTTGAAATCTAGGACGCCAACATCAAAAGAACACTCTGTCTCACCGAAACAGATCATCTCAAGTGAAACGACTAAGGCAAGTCTAAATATGCCTACAATGATTACTTCTGACGTGACCGTCACAGCTTTAGAAGGCCCAAATGACGATGATCCTTCTAGTCCAGTTAAACAAGAATTACCTGAAGAACTTTTCAAAGCCTTTGAAACTAGTCCCAAACGATTCTTTGGAACATCAAggaaacaaattttaaacaaaatagataGTTTTACAGGGAGATCCACTAGCTCAGAAGAGTCATCACCTGAGGTGAGTGAAGTCAGTTATGACACCGGATTGGTATCTAGTCGAATATCTTTATTCCATAATTTATCTCACACAGAGGAATTACCATGGGCAAGACGAAAATCAAAATCAATGCAGAATATTTATCAAAGAAAATCAAACGATAAATATGATGCTAGCCCCGACATAAAATTATCCGTATCACAAGAAAATGAAAATGTGGGAATTATAagtgaacaaaatataatatctaaaacaAAAGGGACTATTGAAAAAGCTTCAGAACAAGAAAGTAACATcacattaaaagaaaaaaggGCAAGAATACTAAACCAAACGTGTAACTTTAGTATTGATGATGTCTCAATTGATGAAACACCCTCAGAATTCGATATTGTCAATGAAAGTAGCTACATTACAAAGAGTGAAGTTCTTCGTAGAAAATCTTTTAGCAAATCTGAAATGGATATATTCAACAAAATTCCGAATGAGCTAAATGATGACTACTTGGACAAATATAAATCATGCGATGAACTTCctaaaattaatgtaaagaaTTTCATTTCGCTATACGAAAGTGTATCCAAAACTGCTATAGATCCAAAACCGCCTAAACAAGTTTATAGAACAAGTTCTGTAGATTCAGATAAACTTCTGCAGAACATCAGTAAGACGAGAG ATGCTGTTAAGGAACACGATGAAACTGAACACAGAactaaagaaattaaaacaccTGTTAGCAGTGCATCGAATAAATTAGAAACTCCAAGAACTTctccaaaaaaaattgtatcataCAAAAGCGTAGACACCGTAGATAGTGGAAGCATCGATAAATCAGAAACTGAATCTCTAGACATAAAAGTAACGAAGGATCAAGGCAAAGAAACAACATACATAAGCCTTTCCGACATAGAATTGGAAATCGTTGAAAGCAGTCCAGATAAAACAAGCGAGTCTTCACCAGAAAGAGTGACTGTAGCTGAACATGTAGAGTATAAGAATCGATTTAAAATGGCCAAACAATACTTCCAGTCACTAGAAGAACTAAGGGAAGTACGAAAGCCAAGGAAGTTGAATGAATGTGAAATGCTGTTAAAACAATCAAGTGAATCTCCTGAAAACGAAGCTGAGTTCGAAAACTCCCGACCGCGACGAAAGAAAAAACTGAAGTCCCATTCAATGCCATCGTCGGAAATATCAAAGGTATGGAGCCAATTACAAGACAATCAACAGAGTGAAAGTGAAGCAGGCTCGTCGAAATTAGTGAAAATATCGGAAAAATTCAATGTGGATGATTTGTTTTCAGACGTGATGGAAGGGAAATTAAGTCGGCAAGGGAGTCTTAGAGGGATTCCGCATAAGAAAGCTGTTCTCGAAGCCTTCAGATCAATGGAAAATATAGCAAACCAAATTAATTCTTACGAAATAACAGACACGCAACTGAAAGACTTTGCCAACGAAAATAGAAGTAAAAGCGCCCAGACGTATTTGAGTGAATATCCGTACCTTCCAACTACAGATCCATCCAAATATCAATCCAGGTTAGATGTTAAAGCTTCCGGTTTGATTTCATTCAAAGAGTTATTGGGGAAGAGGCCCAGAAGAAACAGCGTTCCCGATTTGAGGCTAAATCCTAAGTTTGAAGTGAAcctttag